One part of the Homo sapiens chromosome 19, GRCh38.p14 Primary Assembly genome encodes these proteins:
- the PSENEN gene encoding gamma-secretase subunit PEN-2, whose translation MNLERVSNEEKLNLCRKYYLGGFAFLPFLWLVNIFWFFREAFLVPAYTEQSQIKGYVWRSAVGFLFWVIVLTSWITIFQIYRPRWGALGDYLSFTIPLGTP comes from the exons ATGAACCTGGAGCGAGTGTCCAATGAGGAGAAATTGAACCTGTGCCGGAAGTACTACCTGG GGGGGTTTGCTTTCCTGCCTTTTCTCTGGTTGGTCAACATCTTCTGGTTCTTCCGAGAGGCCTTCCTTGTCCCAGCCTACACAGAACAGAGCCAAATCAAAGGCT ATGTCTGGCGCTCAGCTGTGGGCTTCCTCTTCTGGGTGATAGTGCTCACCTCCTGGATCACCATCTTCCAGATCTACCGGCCCCGCTGGGGTGCCCTTGGGGACTACCTCTCCTTCACCATACCCCTGGGCACCCCCTGA
- the IGFLR1 gene encoding IGF-like family receptor 1 isoform a precursor (isoform a precursor is encoded by transcript variant 1) translates to MGPGRCLLTALLLLALAPPPEASQYCGRLEYWNPDNKCCSSCLQRFGPPPCPDYEFRENCGLNDHGDFVTPPFRKCSSGQCNPDGAELCSPCGGGAVTPTPAAGGGRTPWRCRERPVPAKGHCPLTPGNPGAPSSQERSSPASSIAWRTPEPVPQQAWPNFLPLVVLVLLLTLAVIAILLFILLWHLCWPKEKADPYPYPGLVCGVPNTHTPSSSHLSSPGALETGDTWKEASLLPLLSRELSSLASQPLSRLLDELEVLEELIVLLDPEPGPGGGMAHGTTRHLAARYGLPAAWSTFAYSLRPSRSPLRALIEMVVAREPSASLGQLGTHLAQLGRADALRVLSKLGSSGVCWA, encoded by the exons ATGGGGCCTGGACGATGCCTCCTGACGGCCTTGTTGCTTCTGGCCCTGGCGCCACCGCCGGAAGCCTCCCAGTACTGCGGCCGCCTTGAATACTGGAACCCAGACAACAAGTGCTGCAGCAGCTGCCTGCAACGCTTCGGGCCGCCCCCCTGCCCGG ACTATGAGTTCCGGGAAAACTGCGGACTCAATGACCACGGCGATTTCGTAACGCCCCCGTTCCGAAAGTGTTCTTCTGGGCAGTGCAACCCCGACGGCGCGGAGCTATGTAGCCCCTGCGGCGGCGGAGCCGTGACCCCTACTCCCGCCGCGGGCGGGGGCAGAACCCCGTGGCGCTGCAGAGAG AGGCCGGTCCCTGCCAAGGGGCACTGCCCCCTCACACCTGGAAACCCAGGCGCCCCTAGCTCCCAGGAGCGCAGCTCACCAGCAAGTTCCATTGCCTGGAGGACCCCTGAGCCTGTCCCTCAGCAGGCCTGGCCGAATTTCCTTCCGCTCGTGGTGCTGGTCCTGCTCCTGACCTTGGCGGTGATAGCGATCCTCCTGTTTATTCTGCTCTGGCATCTCTGCTGGCCCAAGGAGAAAGCCGACCCCTATCCCTATCCTGGCTTGGTCTGCGGAGTCCCCAACACCCACACCCCTTCCTCCTCGCATCTGTCCTCCCCAGGCGCCCTGGAGACAGGGGACACATGGAAGGAGGCCTCACTACTTCCACTCCTGAGCAGGG AACTGTCCAGTCTGGCGTCACAACCCCTGTCTCGCCTCCTGGATGAGCTGGAGGTGCTGGAAGAGCTGATTGTACTGCTGGACCCTGAGCCTGGGCCAGGTGGGGGTATGGCCCATGGCACTACTCGACACCTGGCCGCAAGATATGGGCTGCCTGCTGCCTGGTCCACCTTTGCCTATTCGCTGAGGCCGAGTCGCTCGCCGCTGCGGGCTCTGATTGAGATGGTGGTGGCAAGggagccctctgcctccctgggccaGCTTGGCACACACCTCGCCCAGCTAGGGCGGGCAGATGCATTGCGGGTGCTGTCCAAGCTTGGCTCATCTGGGGTTTGCTGGGCTTAA
- the IGFLR1 gene encoding IGF-like family receptor 1 isoform b precursor (isoform b precursor is encoded by transcript variant 2), producing the protein MGPGRCLLTALLLLALAPPPEASQYCGRLEYWNPDNKCCSSCLQRFGPPPCPGALETGDTWKEASLLPLLSRELSSLASQPLSRLLDELEVLEELIVLLDPEPGPGGGMAHGTTRHLAARYGLPAAWSTFAYSLRPSRSPLRALIEMVVAREPSASLGQLGTHLAQLGRADALRVLSKLGSSGVCWA; encoded by the exons ATGGGGCCTGGACGATGCCTCCTGACGGCCTTGTTGCTTCTGGCCCTGGCGCCACCGCCGGAAGCCTCCCAGTACTGCGGCCGCCTTGAATACTGGAACCCAGACAACAAGTGCTGCAGCAGCTGCCTGCAACGCTTCGGGCCGCCCCCCTGCCCGG GCGCCCTGGAGACAGGGGACACATGGAAGGAGGCCTCACTACTTCCACTCCTGAGCAGGG AACTGTCCAGTCTGGCGTCACAACCCCTGTCTCGCCTCCTGGATGAGCTGGAGGTGCTGGAAGAGCTGATTGTACTGCTGGACCCTGAGCCTGGGCCAGGTGGGGGTATGGCCCATGGCACTACTCGACACCTGGCCGCAAGATATGGGCTGCCTGCTGCCTGGTCCACCTTTGCCTATTCGCTGAGGCCGAGTCGCTCGCCGCTGCGGGCTCTGATTGAGATGGTGGTGGCAAGggagccctctgcctccctgggccaGCTTGGCACACACCTCGCCCAGCTAGGGCGGGCAGATGCATTGCGGGTGCTGTCCAAGCTTGGCTCATCTGGGGTTTGCTGGGCTTAA
- the HSPB6 gene encoding heat shock protein beta-6 codes for MEIPVPVQPSWLRRASAPLPGLSAPGRLFDQRFGEGLLEAELAALCPTTLAPYYLRAPSVALPVAQVPTDPGHFSVLLDVKHFSPEEIAVKVVGEHVEVHARHEERPDEHGFVAREFHRRYRLPPGVDPAAVTSALSPEGVLSIQAAPASAQAPPPAAAK; via the exons ATGGAGATCCCTGTGCCTGTGCAGCCGTCTTGGCTGCGCCGCGCCTCGGCCCCGTTGCCCGGACTTTCGGCGCCCGGACGCCTCTTTGACCAGCGCTTCGGCGAGGGGCTGCTGGAGGCCGAGCTGGCTGCGCTCTGCCCCACCACGCTCGCCCCCTACTACCTGCGCGCACCCAGCGTGGCGCTGCCCGTCGCCCAG GTGCCGACGGACCCCGGCCACTTTTCGGTGCTGCTAGACGTGAAGCACTTCTCGCCGGAGGAAATTGCTGTCAAGGTGGTGGGCGAACACGTGGAGGTGCACGCGCGCCACGAGGAGCGCCCG gATGAGCACGGATTCGTCGCGCGCGAGTTCCACCGTCGCTACCGCCTGCCGCCTGGCGTGGATCCGGCTGCCGTGACGTCCGCGCTGTCCCCCGAGGGCGTCCTGTCCATCCAGGCCGCACCAGCGTCGGCCCAGGCCCCACCGCCAGCCGCAGCCAAGTAG
- the U2AF1L4 gene encoding splicing factor U2AF 26 kDa subunit isoform 3 (isoform 3 is encoded by transcript variant 6), with translation MAEYLASIFGTEKDKVNCSFYFKIGVCRHGDRCSRLHNKPTFSQEVFTELQEKYGEIEEMNVCDNLGDHLVGNVYVKFRREEDGERAVAELSNRWFNGQAVHGNVPEVASATSCICGPFPRTSRGSSMGGDPGAGSRAP, from the exons ATGGCTGAATATTTAGCTTCGATATTCGGGACTGAGAAGGACAA GGTTAACTGCTCTTTTTACTTTAAGATCGGGGTCTGCCGGCACGGGGACCGGTGCTCCCGGCTTCACAACAAGCCGACATTCAGCCAG GAGGTGTTCACAGAACTGCAGGAGAAGTATGGGGAGATTGAAGAGATGAATGTGTGCGACAACCTTGGGGACCACCTCGTGGGCAACGTCTATGTCAAG TTCCggagggaggaggatggagagCGGGCCGTGGCTGAACTCAGTAACCGCTGGTTCAACGGGCAGGCTGTGCACG GGAATGTACCCGAGGTGGCTTCTGCAACTTCATGCATCTGCGGCCCATTTCCCAGAACCTCCAGAGGCAGCTCTATGGGCGGGGACCCAGGCGCAG GCTCCCGGGCTCCATAA
- the IGFLR1 gene encoding IGF-like family receptor 1 isoform c precursor (isoform c precursor is encoded by transcript variant 4) — protein sequence MGPGRCLLTALLLLALAPPPEASQYCGRLEYWNPDNKCCSSCLQRFGPPPCPELSSLASQPLSRLLDELEVLEELIVLLDPEPGPGGGMAHGTTRHLAARYGLPAAWSTFAYSLRPSRSPLRALIEMVVAREPSASLGQLGTHLAQLGRADALRVLSKLGSSGVCWA from the exons ATGGGGCCTGGACGATGCCTCCTGACGGCCTTGTTGCTTCTGGCCCTGGCGCCACCGCCGGAAGCCTCCCAGTACTGCGGCCGCCTTGAATACTGGAACCCAGACAACAAGTGCTGCAGCAGCTGCCTGCAACGCTTCGGGCCGCCCCCCTGCCCGG AACTGTCCAGTCTGGCGTCACAACCCCTGTCTCGCCTCCTGGATGAGCTGGAGGTGCTGGAAGAGCTGATTGTACTGCTGGACCCTGAGCCTGGGCCAGGTGGGGGTATGGCCCATGGCACTACTCGACACCTGGCCGCAAGATATGGGCTGCCTGCTGCCTGGTCCACCTTTGCCTATTCGCTGAGGCCGAGTCGCTCGCCGCTGCGGGCTCTGATTGAGATGGTGGTGGCAAGggagccctctgcctccctgggccaGCTTGGCACACACCTCGCCCAGCTAGGGCGGGCAGATGCATTGCGGGTGCTGTCCAAGCTTGGCTCATCTGGGGTTTGCTGGGCTTAA
- the LIN37 gene encoding protein lin-37 homolog isoform 1 (isoform 1 is encoded by transcript variant 1), producing MFPVKVKVEKSELEMAKARNQLDAVLQCLLEKSHMDRERLDEEAGKTPSDTHNKDCSIAATGKRPSARFPHQRRKKRREMDDGLAEGGPQRSNTYVIKLFDRSVDLAQFSENTPLYPICRAWMRNSPSVRERECSPSSPLPPLPEDEEGSEVTNSKSRDVYKLPPPTPPGPPGDACRSRIPSPLQPEMQGTPDDEPSEPEPSPSTLIYRNMQRWKRIRQRWKEASHRNQLRYSESMKILREMYERQ from the exons ATGTTCCCTGTGAAGGTGAAAGTGGAGAAATCAG AGCTGGAGATGGCCAAAGCCCGGAACCAACTGGATGCTGTCTTGCAGTGTCTGCTGGAGAAGAGTCACATGGACAG GGAGCGTCTGGATGAGGAAGCTGGGAAAACACCCTCAGACACCCACAATAA GGACTGCTCCATCGCAGCCACTGGCAAAAG GCCATCTGCCCGCTTCCCCCACCAgcggaggaagaagaggagggagatGGATGATGGGCTGGCTGAGGGAGGGCCGCAGCGATCCA ACACATATGTGATCAAGCTGTTCGACCGGAGCGTGGACTTGGCCCAGTTCAGCGAGAACACGCCACTGTACCCAATCTGCCGCGCCTGGATGCGCAACAGCCCCTCTGTGCGCGAGCGTGAATGCTCTCCCAGCTCACCCCTGCCCCCGCTGCCTGAGGATGAGGAG GGCTCAGAGGTAACCAACAGCAAGAGTCGTGATGTGTACAAGCTGCCGCCACCCACACCCCCGGGGCCACCCGGAGATGCCTGCAGATCCCGCATCCCATCTCCACTGCAGCCTGAGATGCAGGGCACCCCTGACGATGAG CCCTCTGAGCCCGAGCCCTCACCCTCCACACTCATCTATCGCAACATGCAGCGCTGGAAACGCATCCGCCAGAG gtggAAGGAGGCCTCTCATCGGAACCAGCTTCGTTACTCAGAAAGCATGAAGATCCTACGAGAGATGTACGAACGACAGTGA
- the IGFLR1 gene encoding IGF-like family receptor 1 isoform d precursor (isoform d precursor is encoded by transcript variant 5), whose product MGPGRCLLTALLLLALAPPPEASQYCGRLEYWNPDNKCCSSCLQRFGPPPCPDYEFRENCGLNDHGDFVTPPFRKCSSGQCNPDGAELCSPCGGGAVTPTPAAGGGRTPWRCREAPWRQGTHGRRPHYFHS is encoded by the exons ATGGGGCCTGGACGATGCCTCCTGACGGCCTTGTTGCTTCTGGCCCTGGCGCCACCGCCGGAAGCCTCCCAGTACTGCGGCCGCCTTGAATACTGGAACCCAGACAACAAGTGCTGCAGCAGCTGCCTGCAACGCTTCGGGCCGCCCCCCTGCCCGG ACTATGAGTTCCGGGAAAACTGCGGACTCAATGACCACGGCGATTTCGTAACGCCCCCGTTCCGAAAGTGTTCTTCTGGGCAGTGCAACCCCGACGGCGCGGAGCTATGTAGCCCCTGCGGCGGCGGAGCCGTGACCCCTACTCCCGCCGCGGGCGGGGGCAGAACCCCGTGGCGCTGCAGAGAG GCGCCCTGGAGACAGGGGACACATGGAAGGAGGCCTCACTACTTCCACTCCTGA
- the U2AF1L4 gene encoding splicing factor U2AF 26 kDa subunit isoform 1 (isoform 1 is encoded by transcript variant 1) → MAEYLASIFGTEKDKVNCSFYFKIGVCRHGDRCSRLHNKPTFSQEVFTELQEKYGEIEEMNVCDNLGDHLVGNVYVKFRREEDGERAVAELSNRWFNGQAVHGELSPVTDFRESCCRQYEMGECTRGGFCNFMHLRPISQNLQRQLYGRGPRRRSPPRFHTGHHPRERNHRCSPDHWHGRF, encoded by the exons ATGGCTGAATATTTAGCTTCGATATTCGGGACTGAGAAGGACAA GGTTAACTGCTCTTTTTACTTTAAGATCGGGGTCTGCCGGCACGGGGACCGGTGCTCCCGGCTTCACAACAAGCCGACATTCAGCCAG GAGGTGTTCACAGAACTGCAGGAGAAGTATGGGGAGATTGAAGAGATGAATGTGTGCGACAACCTTGGGGACCACCTCGTGGGCAACGTCTATGTCAAG TTCCggagggaggaggatggagagCGGGCCGTGGCTGAACTCAGTAACCGCTGGTTCAACGGGCAGGCTGTGCACGGTGAGCTGTCTCCTGTCACTGACTTCCGGGAGTCATGCTGTCGCCAGTATGAGATGGG GGAATGTACCCGAGGTGGCTTCTGCAACTTCATGCATCTGCGGCCCATTTCCCAGAACCTCCAGAGGCAGCTCTATGGGCGGGGACCCAGGCGCAG GTCACCCCCGAGGTTCCATACTGGCCACCATCCCCGAGAGAGGAACCATCGGTGTTCCCCTGATCACTGGCATGGCCGCTTCTGA
- the LIN37 gene encoding protein lin-37 homolog isoform 2 (isoform 2 is encoded by transcript variant 2) → MAKARNQLDAVLQCLLEKSHMDRERLDEEAGKTPSDTHNKDCSIAATGKRPSARFPHQRRKKRREMDDGLAEGGPQRSNTYVIKLFDRSVDLAQFSENTPLYPICRAWMRNSPSVRERECSPSSPLPPLPEDEEGSEVTNSKSRDVYKLPPPTPPGPPGDACRSRIPSPLQPEMQGTPDDEPSEPEPSPSTLIYRNMQRWKRIRQRWKEASHRNQLRYSESMKILREMYERQ, encoded by the exons ATGGCCAAAGCCCGGAACCAACTGGATGCTGTCTTGCAGTGTCTGCTGGAGAAGAGTCACATGGACAG GGAGCGTCTGGATGAGGAAGCTGGGAAAACACCCTCAGACACCCACAATAA GGACTGCTCCATCGCAGCCACTGGCAAAAG GCCATCTGCCCGCTTCCCCCACCAgcggaggaagaagaggagggagatGGATGATGGGCTGGCTGAGGGAGGGCCGCAGCGATCCA ACACATATGTGATCAAGCTGTTCGACCGGAGCGTGGACTTGGCCCAGTTCAGCGAGAACACGCCACTGTACCCAATCTGCCGCGCCTGGATGCGCAACAGCCCCTCTGTGCGCGAGCGTGAATGCTCTCCCAGCTCACCCCTGCCCCCGCTGCCTGAGGATGAGGAG GGCTCAGAGGTAACCAACAGCAAGAGTCGTGATGTGTACAAGCTGCCGCCACCCACACCCCCGGGGCCACCCGGAGATGCCTGCAGATCCCGCATCCCATCTCCACTGCAGCCTGAGATGCAGGGCACCCCTGACGATGAG CCCTCTGAGCCCGAGCCCTCACCCTCCACACTCATCTATCGCAACATGCAGCGCTGGAAACGCATCCGCCAGAG gtggAAGGAGGCCTCTCATCGGAACCAGCTTCGTTACTCAGAAAGCATGAAGATCCTACGAGAGATGTACGAACGACAGTGA
- the U2AF1L4 gene encoding splicing factor U2AF 26 kDa subunit isoform 2 (isoform 2 is encoded by transcript variant 2), whose product MAEYLASIFGTEKDKVNCSFYFKIGVCRHGDRCSRLHNKPTFSQEVFTELQEKYGEIEEMNVCDNLGDHLVGNVYVKFRREEDGERAVAELSNRWFNGQAVHGNVPEVASATSCICGPFPRTSRGSSMGGDPGAGHPRGSILATIPERGTIGVPLITGMAASEALAPLPFTPNRDRCSWQDLSSKPPSLSCPILPRLPGSIM is encoded by the exons ATGGCTGAATATTTAGCTTCGATATTCGGGACTGAGAAGGACAA GGTTAACTGCTCTTTTTACTTTAAGATCGGGGTCTGCCGGCACGGGGACCGGTGCTCCCGGCTTCACAACAAGCCGACATTCAGCCAG GAGGTGTTCACAGAACTGCAGGAGAAGTATGGGGAGATTGAAGAGATGAATGTGTGCGACAACCTTGGGGACCACCTCGTGGGCAACGTCTATGTCAAG TTCCggagggaggaggatggagagCGGGCCGTGGCTGAACTCAGTAACCGCTGGTTCAACGGGCAGGCTGTGCACG GGAATGTACCCGAGGTGGCTTCTGCAACTTCATGCATCTGCGGCCCATTTCCCAGAACCTCCAGAGGCAGCTCTATGGGCGGGGACCCAGGCGCAG GTCACCCCCGAGGTTCCATACTGGCCACCATCCCCGAGAGAGGAACCATCGGTGTTCCCCTGATCACTGGCATGGCCGCTTCTGAGGCCCTGGCCCCCTTACCCTTCACCCCCAACAGGGACAGATGTTCCTGGCAGGACCTCTCCTCAAAGCCCCCTTCACTCTCCTGCCCCATCCTTCCCAGGCTCCCGGGCTCCATAATGTAA